Proteins from a genomic interval of Rhodococcoides fascians A25f:
- the argC gene encoding N-acetyl-gamma-glutamyl-phosphate reductase codes for MTISEAVPRRIAVAGASGYAGGEIIRLLLGHPAVRDGSLVIGSLTAGGNAGSTLGEFHPHLLPLADRVLGPTTVDELAGHDVVFLGLPHGKSAELALALPESVVIIDCGADFRLTDGAAWEKYYKSPHAGSWPYGLPELPGLRERLVGATRIAVPGCYPTVSSLALAPAVAAGIIEPRVNIVAVSGTSGAGRAPKADLLGSEVMGSVRAYAVAGAHRHTPEIVQNLSAVAGSAVAVSFTPVLAPMPRGILATCTAITTATTEQAVEVYEKAYAAEPFVHVLPAGRLPQTGSVIGSNAVQMSVSVDADAGLLVVIAAIDNLAKGTAGAAVQSMNLALGITETDGLSTVGVAP; via the coding sequence ATGACTATTTCGGAGGCCGTGCCGAGGCGCATTGCGGTAGCGGGCGCAAGTGGGTACGCCGGCGGTGAAATTATTCGGCTTCTGCTCGGACACCCAGCGGTGCGCGACGGTTCGCTGGTCATCGGTTCGCTGACGGCCGGCGGCAATGCCGGGTCCACGCTCGGAGAGTTCCATCCGCATCTGTTGCCGCTGGCCGACCGGGTTCTCGGTCCGACCACCGTCGATGAGCTGGCCGGCCACGATGTCGTGTTCCTCGGGCTCCCGCACGGCAAGTCCGCCGAGCTTGCACTTGCGCTGCCCGAGTCGGTGGTGATCATCGACTGCGGTGCCGACTTCCGCCTCACCGACGGTGCGGCCTGGGAGAAGTACTACAAGAGTCCGCATGCAGGCAGCTGGCCGTACGGGTTGCCGGAGCTGCCGGGCCTCCGAGAGCGGTTGGTCGGTGCGACCCGCATCGCGGTTCCCGGGTGTTATCCGACGGTGTCGTCTCTCGCGCTCGCGCCTGCCGTCGCCGCCGGCATCATCGAGCCGCGGGTCAATATCGTTGCCGTGAGCGGTACATCGGGTGCCGGTCGGGCTCCCAAGGCCGACCTCCTGGGCTCGGAGGTGATGGGCTCGGTTCGGGCGTACGCGGTGGCGGGTGCCCACCGACACACGCCGGAGATCGTGCAGAACTTGTCGGCCGTTGCCGGGAGCGCGGTTGCGGTGTCGTTCACGCCCGTTCTCGCGCCCATGCCCCGCGGAATTCTGGCCACCTGTACCGCGATCACCACTGCCACTACAGAGCAGGCGGTCGAGGTGTACGAAAAGGCTTACGCTGCAGAACCCTTCGTGCACGTGCTTCCCGCCGGCCGTCTTCCTCAGACCGGTTCGGTGATCGGGTCGAACGCCGTACAGATGAGCGTGTCGGTCGATGCCGACGCAGGCCTGCTCGTCGTCATTGCGGCCATCGACAACTTGGCCAAGGGAACGGCGGGAGCCGCCGTTCAGTCCATGAATCTTGCACTGGGAATCACCGAGACCGATGGTCTCTCTACCGTAGGAGTAGCGCCATGA
- the argJ gene encoding bifunctional glutamate N-acetyltransferase/amino-acid acetyltransferase ArgJ translates to MSSVRSEADTVGTVAGKLVRTQGVTAPAGFRAAGIPAGIKVSGRSDLALVFNEGPDFAAAGVFTRNKVKAAPVLWSQQVLSTGRLRAVILNSGGANACTGAPGFQDAHRTAEEVASALSNWGSETGAIEVAVCSTGLIGDRLPMDKLLPGVTEVVHELAGGISGGTDAAYAIMTTDTVPKQAAIHHADKWNVGGMAKGAGMLAPSLATMLSVITTDAVATAEQLDKALRAATRLSYDRLDVDGASSTNDTVLLLSSGASGVAPSQEDLDAAVLAVCDDLADQMMADAEGVTKRVKITVSGAVSEDEALIGARTVARDSLTKTAMFGSDPNWGRVLAAIGIAPIELDPDRIAVSFNGNPVCIDGVGAPGAREVDLSGVDIAVTIDLGLGAGSATIRTTDLSHAYVEENSAYSS, encoded by the coding sequence ATGAGCAGCGTTCGGAGTGAGGCGGATACCGTCGGCACGGTCGCGGGGAAGCTGGTCCGCACCCAAGGTGTCACCGCTCCCGCCGGGTTCCGCGCGGCCGGAATTCCTGCCGGTATCAAGGTAAGTGGCAGGTCGGATCTCGCTCTGGTGTTCAACGAAGGACCCGACTTCGCGGCAGCGGGTGTGTTCACCCGAAACAAGGTCAAGGCCGCTCCGGTGCTGTGGTCCCAGCAGGTGCTCTCCACCGGGCGGTTGCGTGCGGTGATTCTGAACTCCGGTGGTGCCAACGCCTGCACGGGTGCGCCCGGGTTCCAGGATGCGCATCGTACGGCCGAGGAAGTTGCGTCCGCACTGAGCAATTGGGGTTCGGAGACCGGTGCCATCGAAGTTGCCGTGTGCTCGACGGGTCTGATCGGCGATCGGCTGCCGATGGACAAGCTGCTGCCCGGTGTGACCGAGGTGGTGCACGAACTCGCAGGCGGCATTTCGGGTGGTACCGATGCGGCGTACGCGATCATGACCACCGACACCGTGCCGAAGCAGGCGGCGATTCATCACGCCGACAAGTGGAACGTCGGCGGTATGGCCAAGGGTGCCGGCATGCTGGCACCCTCGCTGGCCACGATGCTCAGCGTCATCACCACCGATGCCGTCGCCACCGCGGAACAGCTCGACAAGGCCCTGCGAGCGGCCACTCGGTTGTCCTACGATCGGCTCGATGTCGACGGCGCGTCCTCGACCAACGACACGGTGCTCCTGCTGTCGTCCGGGGCCAGTGGAGTGGCACCGTCTCAGGAAGACCTCGACGCCGCGGTCCTGGCGGTGTGCGACGACTTGGCCGATCAGATGATGGCCGACGCGGAGGGCGTGACCAAGCGAGTCAAGATCACCGTGTCGGGTGCGGTGTCGGAGGACGAGGCCCTGATCGGCGCACGGACCGTTGCCAGGGACAGCTTGACCAAGACGGCTATGTTCGGTTCGGACCCGAACTGGGGACGGGTGCTCGCTGCGATCGGTATCGCGCCGATCGAACTCGATCCCGACCGAATTGCTGTGTCGTTCAACGGCAATCCCGTGTGCATCGACGGCGTCGGCGCGCCGGGTGCTCGTGAGGTCGACCTGTCCGGTGTCGATATCGCCGTGACCATAGATCTCGGTCTCGGTGCCGGTTCGGCCACCATTCGAACCACCGACCTGTCGCACGCATACGTCGAAGAGAATTCGGCGTATTCGTCATGA
- the argB gene encoding acetylglutamate kinase, giving the protein MTSAALQLTAAQKAFTLAEALPWLQRFSGKTVVVKYGGNAMIDDDLKRAFAADMVFLRTVGIHPVVVHGGGPQISAMLTRLGLTGEFRGGFRVTTPEVMDVVRMVLFGQVGRELVGLINSHGPYAVGISGEDAHLFTATRRTVLVDGDQTDIGLVGDVTSVDPKAIFDLIAAGRIPVVSTIAPDRDGVVHNINADTAAAALASAIGAEKLVVLTDVEGLYTAWPDRTSLTSEIDASALDALLPSLDAGMVPKMEACLRAVRAGVPTAHVIDGRVEHSVLVELFTGQGIGTMVTPDHTSTSGVTP; this is encoded by the coding sequence ATGACCTCGGCAGCCCTGCAGTTGACGGCCGCGCAGAAGGCGTTCACTCTCGCCGAGGCTTTGCCCTGGTTGCAACGATTCTCGGGCAAGACCGTCGTGGTGAAGTACGGCGGAAACGCCATGATCGACGATGATCTCAAACGGGCGTTCGCCGCCGACATGGTGTTCCTGCGTACCGTCGGAATCCATCCCGTCGTCGTACACGGTGGTGGCCCGCAGATTTCGGCGATGCTCACCAGGCTCGGGTTGACGGGCGAGTTCCGCGGCGGATTCCGCGTCACGACGCCCGAGGTCATGGATGTCGTGCGAATGGTGCTGTTCGGGCAGGTCGGCCGTGAACTGGTCGGCTTGATCAACAGTCACGGGCCGTATGCCGTCGGCATCTCGGGCGAGGACGCGCACCTGTTCACGGCGACCCGGCGAACCGTGCTCGTCGACGGCGACCAGACCGACATCGGTCTGGTGGGCGACGTCACCTCGGTGGATCCGAAGGCGATCTTCGATCTCATTGCGGCCGGACGTATTCCGGTGGTCTCCACCATCGCTCCCGACCGCGACGGCGTCGTGCACAACATCAACGCCGACACCGCCGCCGCCGCACTGGCGAGTGCCATCGGTGCCGAAAAACTGGTTGTGCTCACCGACGTCGAGGGTCTGTACACCGCGTGGCCCGATCGCACCTCGCTGACGTCCGAAATCGATGCGTCTGCGCTCGATGCGTTGCTGCCCTCGCTCGACGCCGGGATGGTGCCGAAGATGGAAGCGTGCTTGCGCGCCGTTCGAGCAGGTGTGCCGACTGCACACGTCATCGACGGGCGCGTCGAACATTCGGTTCTGGTGGAACTGTTCACCGGCCAGGGGATCGGCACCATGGTCACCCCCGATCACACTTCTACGTCAGGAGTCACGCCATGA
- a CDS encoding acetylornithine transaminase has protein sequence MTGTESTLDLQQRWSNSLMDNYGVPRVALVRGDGAVVTDADGKQYLDLLAGIAVNILGHAHPAVIEAVNTQLSTLGHTSNLYATEPGIALAEQLLAHLGAGATGRVFLCNSGTEANEAAFKIARLTGRPNIVAAEKSFHGRTMGALALTGQPDKRTPFEPMPAGVQHVPYGDVAALEAVVDSDTAAVFLEPIMGEGGVVVPPEGYLLAAREITAKHGALLVLDEVQTGIGRTGWFYAHQSVGIVPDVITLAKGLGGGLPIGACIGIGAAGELLHPGKHGTTFGGNPVCAAAALAVLRTIADEDLLSHADSIGKTIAHSIEALEHPLVSHVRGSGLLLGVVLTAAIAPAAEAAARDAGFLLNAAQPDVLRLAPPLIITEEQAASFVTALPAILDAAQEAHQP, from the coding sequence ATGACCGGCACGGAGTCCACGCTCGATCTTCAACAGCGGTGGTCGAATTCGCTGATGGACAACTACGGTGTGCCGCGTGTGGCGCTCGTACGCGGTGACGGTGCAGTGGTGACCGACGCCGACGGCAAGCAGTACCTCGACCTTCTCGCCGGTATCGCCGTGAACATCCTGGGCCACGCCCATCCGGCGGTGATCGAGGCGGTCAACACGCAGCTGTCCACTCTGGGACACACCTCGAATCTGTATGCCACAGAACCCGGTATCGCGTTGGCCGAGCAATTGCTCGCGCACCTCGGTGCCGGGGCCACCGGGCGAGTGTTCCTGTGCAACTCGGGAACCGAGGCCAACGAGGCAGCGTTCAAGATCGCTCGCCTGACCGGTCGTCCCAACATCGTGGCAGCCGAGAAGTCCTTCCACGGGCGGACGATGGGAGCTCTTGCACTCACCGGACAACCCGACAAGCGCACTCCGTTCGAGCCGATGCCCGCGGGCGTGCAGCACGTGCCGTACGGCGATGTGGCCGCACTCGAGGCCGTCGTCGATTCCGATACCGCCGCAGTGTTTCTCGAACCCATCATGGGTGAGGGCGGTGTGGTGGTACCACCCGAGGGATACCTCCTTGCTGCGCGTGAGATCACCGCGAAACACGGTGCGTTGCTCGTGCTCGACGAGGTGCAGACCGGAATCGGTCGAACGGGATGGTTCTACGCACATCAGTCGGTCGGCATCGTGCCCGACGTGATCACACTCGCGAAGGGCCTGGGCGGTGGCCTTCCCATCGGTGCATGCATCGGTATCGGAGCCGCGGGGGAACTGCTGCATCCGGGTAAGCACGGCACCACGTTCGGTGGTAATCCCGTGTGTGCCGCTGCCGCGCTTGCGGTGTTGCGCACCATCGCCGACGAGGATCTTCTCTCTCACGCCGACAGCATCGGCAAGACCATCGCTCACTCCATCGAGGCCCTCGAACACCCTCTCGTCAGCCATGTCCGGGGATCGGGGCTCCTCCTGGGAGTCGTGCTCACCGCGGCGATCGCACCGGCGGCCGAGGCGGCCGCGCGAGACGCAGGCTTTCTTCTCAATGCGGCGCAGCCCGATGTGTTGAGACTCGCACCACCACTGATCATCACCGAAGAGCAAGCCGCGTCGTTCGTGACGGCACTACCGGCAATTCTCGACGCAGCACAGGAGGCTCATCAGCCATGA
- the argF gene encoding ornithine carbamoyltransferase: MTVQHFLRDDDVTPQQQAEILALAAELKRAPFSKRPLEGPKGIGVIFEKNSTRTRFSFELGIAQLGGHAVVVTGSDTQLGREETLQDTGRVLSRYVEAVVWRTFGQKRLEQMATGATIPIVNALSNEFHPCQVLADLQTLIEHKGNLKGRTLAYFGDGANNMAHSLLIGGVTAGLNVRIAAPKDFVPLGYVLDAARARAEETGATITVTEDPAEAAAGADALVTDTWTSMGQENDGLDRVAPFRPYRIDSDLLSKAQSDAVVLHCLPAHRGEEITDEVLDGPQSVVWDEAENRLHAQKALLVWLLDKAQRP; the protein is encoded by the coding sequence ATGACCGTTCAGCACTTTCTCCGAGACGACGACGTCACCCCACAGCAGCAGGCCGAGATCCTCGCTCTGGCCGCCGAACTCAAGCGTGCGCCGTTCTCGAAGCGCCCGCTCGAGGGGCCGAAGGGAATCGGCGTCATCTTCGAGAAGAACTCCACCCGGACTCGCTTCTCCTTCGAACTGGGCATCGCGCAACTGGGCGGGCATGCCGTCGTGGTCACCGGAAGCGATACGCAACTCGGTCGCGAAGAGACGTTGCAGGACACCGGCCGGGTGCTCTCGCGCTACGTCGAGGCCGTCGTGTGGCGCACCTTCGGGCAGAAGCGGCTCGAGCAGATGGCGACCGGCGCAACGATTCCCATCGTCAACGCCCTGTCGAACGAATTCCACCCGTGCCAGGTACTCGCCGATCTGCAGACCCTGATCGAGCACAAGGGGAACCTGAAGGGGCGCACGTTGGCATATTTCGGTGACGGTGCCAACAACATGGCGCACTCGCTGCTCATCGGCGGAGTGACGGCAGGGCTGAACGTCAGGATCGCCGCGCCCAAGGATTTCGTTCCGCTCGGATACGTTCTCGACGCCGCCCGTGCGCGCGCCGAGGAAACCGGGGCCACCATCACCGTCACCGAGGATCCGGCCGAGGCCGCAGCCGGTGCCGACGCGCTGGTCACCGACACCTGGACGTCGATGGGTCAGGAGAACGACGGTCTCGATCGTGTCGCCCCTTTCCGGCCGTATCGAATCGACTCCGATCTCCTGTCCAAAGCCCAGTCCGACGCTGTTGTGCTGCACTGCCTCCCGGCACATCGCGGCGAGGAGATCACCGACGAGGTGCTCGACGGTCCACAGAGCGTCGTGTGGGACGAGGCGGAGAACCGTCTGCACGCGCAGAAGGCACTGCTGGTCTGGCTCCTCGACAAGGCTCAGCGACCATGA
- a CDS encoding arginine repressor, protein MSEDVSAVPLTASTRAGRQARIIALLATHQVRSQPQLASLLAAEGIDTTQATLSRDLEELGAVKLRAPDGGVGVYVVPEDGSPVRGVSGGTDRLLKLLGELLVSTDHSGNQAVLRTPPGAAHYLASALDRAAMPEIVGTIAGDDTILLIAREPHTGGQVADKIEKLARRGN, encoded by the coding sequence ATGAGCGAGGACGTCAGTGCGGTGCCGTTGACCGCGTCGACCCGGGCGGGCAGGCAGGCGCGAATCATTGCGCTGCTGGCCACGCATCAGGTACGCAGTCAACCGCAGCTGGCGTCGTTGCTCGCAGCCGAGGGGATCGACACCACTCAGGCCACGCTCTCGCGGGATCTCGAGGAATTGGGTGCGGTGAAACTGCGTGCCCCTGACGGCGGAGTGGGCGTGTACGTCGTGCCCGAGGACGGCAGTCCGGTCCGCGGAGTGTCCGGTGGCACCGACCGCCTCCTGAAGTTGCTGGGGGAGTTGTTGGTATCCACCGATCACAGCGGGAACCAGGCCGTGCTCCGAACACCGCCGGGCGCGGCGCACTACTTGGCCAGCGCTCTGGATCGTGCAGCAATGCCCGAGATCGTCGGGACCATTGCAGGAGACGACACGATTCTGTTGATAGCCCGCGAGCCACACACCGGTGGTCAGGTCGCGGACAAGATCGAAAAGCTTGCTCGACGCGGTAACTGA
- a CDS encoding argininosuccinate synthase → MAERVILAYSGGLDTSVAISWIGRETGKEVVAVAIDLGQGGEDMDVVRQRALDCGAVESVVVDARDEFADEYCLPTVQSNALYMDRYPLVSAISRPLIVKHLVENARAHGGTVVAHGCTGKGNDQVRFEVGFNTLAPELEVLAPVRDYAWTREKAIKFAEENDIPINVTTKSPFSIDQNVWGRAVETGFLEDLWNAPTKDVYDYTEDPTVNFQAPDELIVSFDKGRPVAIDGRPVSVLEAIRELNTRAGAQGVGRLDVVEDRLVGIKSREIYEAPGAMVLIRAHEELEHVTLERELGRYKRHTDQKWAELVYDGLWHSPLKGALDTFVAHTQEHVSGDIRLVLHAGGIIVNGRRSGESLYDFNLATYDEGDTFDQSAAKGFVQLHGLSSKIAAKRDLGL, encoded by the coding sequence ATGGCCGAACGCGTCATCCTCGCCTATTCCGGCGGACTCGACACCTCTGTCGCCATCAGCTGGATCGGGCGGGAGACCGGCAAGGAGGTCGTCGCTGTCGCCATCGATCTCGGGCAGGGCGGCGAGGACATGGACGTCGTGCGTCAGCGTGCACTCGATTGCGGCGCAGTCGAATCCGTCGTTGTCGATGCCCGGGACGAGTTCGCGGACGAGTACTGCCTGCCGACAGTGCAGTCCAATGCCCTGTACATGGATCGGTACCCGCTGGTGTCGGCCATCAGCCGTCCGTTGATCGTCAAGCACCTCGTCGAGAACGCGCGGGCGCACGGAGGAACCGTTGTTGCACATGGGTGCACAGGCAAGGGCAACGATCAGGTTCGGTTCGAGGTCGGCTTCAACACGCTCGCCCCCGAGCTCGAGGTGCTGGCACCCGTTCGCGACTACGCGTGGACGCGCGAGAAGGCGATCAAGTTCGCCGAGGAGAACGACATCCCGATCAACGTGACCACCAAGTCGCCGTTCTCGATCGACCAGAACGTCTGGGGGCGTGCGGTCGAAACCGGTTTCCTCGAAGACCTGTGGAACGCCCCGACCAAGGATGTCTACGACTACACCGAGGATCCGACGGTCAACTTCCAGGCCCCGGACGAGCTGATCGTCTCCTTCGACAAAGGTCGTCCCGTCGCGATCGACGGCCGTCCGGTCTCGGTACTCGAAGCGATTCGAGAGCTCAACACTCGCGCGGGAGCGCAGGGTGTCGGCCGCCTGGATGTGGTCGAAGACCGGCTCGTCGGCATCAAGAGTCGCGAGATCTACGAGGCACCGGGCGCCATGGTGCTCATCCGCGCGCACGAGGAGCTCGAGCACGTGACCCTCGAGCGTGAACTGGGCCGCTACAAGCGCCACACCGACCAGAAGTGGGCCGAGCTGGTGTACGACGGCCTGTGGCACTCCCCGCTCAAGGGTGCTCTCGATACATTCGTGGCGCACACGCAGGAACACGTCTCCGGTGACATCCGCCTGGTTCTGCACGCGGGCGGGATCATCGTCAACGGACGTCGCAGCGGGGAGTCGTTGTACGACTTCAATCTCGCCACCTACGACGAGGGTGACACGTTCGATCAGTCCGCGGCCAAGGGATTCGTTCAGCTGCACGGACTCTCGTCGAAGATCGCCGCGAAGCGGGACCTGGGCCTGTGA
- the argH gene encoding argininosuccinate lyase — MTNSETSHGTNEGSLWGGRFASGPAAAMAALSKSTHFDWVLAPYDIRASMAHARVLNGAGLLTPQDLETMLDGLQRLADDVDSGAFAAAETDEDVHGALERGLIDRVGPEVGGRLRAGRSRNDQVATLFRMWLRDAVRRVSVGVLDVVDALATQAAAHPTAVMPGKTHSQAAQPVLLAHHLLAHTHPLLRDVQRFADFDKRAAVSPYGSGALAGSSLGLSPEKIAAELGFESSAENSIDATSSRDFAAEAAFVLAMTAVDLSRFAEEVISWSTPEYGYVTLADAWSTGSSIMPQKKNPDVAELTRGKTGRLIGNLTGLLATLKAQPLAYNRDLQEDKEPVFDSVAQLELLLPALTGLTATLEFHTERMAELAPAGFTLATDIAEWMVRQGIAFRVAHEAAGACVRAAEARGVGLVDLTDDELAAIDPALTPAVREVLTVEGSISSRDARGGTAAVQVAHQLGGVRATASTLRAWAEEPVLQH, encoded by the coding sequence GTGACGAATTCGGAGACCTCGCACGGAACCAACGAAGGTTCGCTCTGGGGCGGCAGATTCGCATCCGGACCGGCCGCCGCCATGGCAGCGTTGAGCAAATCGACGCACTTCGACTGGGTGCTCGCGCCGTACGACATCCGCGCATCCATGGCGCACGCCCGCGTGCTGAACGGTGCCGGACTGCTCACCCCGCAGGACCTCGAGACCATGCTCGACGGTTTGCAACGCCTCGCCGACGACGTCGACTCGGGTGCGTTCGCGGCAGCCGAGACCGACGAGGACGTGCACGGTGCCCTCGAACGCGGGTTGATCGATCGCGTCGGACCCGAGGTCGGTGGACGCCTGCGTGCGGGCCGATCGCGAAACGACCAGGTGGCGACGCTGTTCCGAATGTGGCTCCGCGACGCGGTCCGCCGGGTCTCGGTCGGGGTTCTCGACGTGGTCGACGCCCTGGCAACTCAGGCTGCGGCGCATCCAACGGCCGTCATGCCGGGCAAGACTCATTCGCAGGCGGCGCAACCGGTGCTGCTCGCGCATCATCTGCTCGCGCACACTCATCCGCTGTTGCGTGACGTCCAGCGCTTCGCGGACTTCGACAAGCGAGCGGCGGTGTCGCCCTACGGTTCCGGTGCGCTCGCTGGTTCGTCGCTCGGGCTGAGTCCGGAGAAGATCGCGGCCGAGCTCGGGTTCGAGTCGTCCGCCGAGAACTCGATCGACGCCACGTCCTCGCGCGATTTCGCTGCGGAGGCGGCGTTCGTACTGGCGATGACGGCCGTGGATCTGTCTCGGTTCGCCGAGGAGGTCATCTCGTGGAGTACGCCCGAATACGGATACGTGACCTTGGCCGACGCTTGGTCGACGGGCAGTTCCATCATGCCTCAGAAGAAGAACCCGGACGTCGCGGAGCTGACCCGTGGCAAGACCGGCCGCCTGATCGGCAATCTGACCGGTCTGTTGGCCACGCTCAAAGCTCAACCGTTGGCCTACAACCGGGATCTTCAGGAAGACAAGGAGCCGGTGTTCGATTCGGTGGCGCAGCTGGAGTTGTTGCTCCCGGCGCTCACCGGATTGACCGCGACGCTCGAGTTCCACACCGAGCGCATGGCCGAGCTGGCACCGGCCGGTTTCACACTCGCCACCGATATCGCAGAGTGGATGGTGCGACAGGGGATTGCCTTCCGCGTTGCCCACGAGGCGGCCGGAGCGTGCGTCCGGGCGGCGGAAGCGCGGGGCGTGGGGCTGGTCGATCTGACCGATGACGAGCTGGCCGCCATCGATCCGGCGCTCACTCCGGCTGTTCGCGAGGTGCTCACGGTGGAGGGTTCCATTTCATCGCGTGATGCTCGCGGCGGTACCGCCGCGGTGCAGGTGGCGCACCAGCTCGGTGGTGTGCGGGCGACAGCGTCGACGCTTCGTGCGTGGGCCGAGGAACCGGTGTTGCAACACTAG